In Streptomyces canus, one DNA window encodes the following:
- a CDS encoding helix-turn-helix domain-containing protein, with protein MSDGFESPDDAATVVLTAVVARVTALSDRLGVPHAQVFDTGRLSVASGVPEPVVKALLSGRPAGEPDVQARFLQRLDLLRRTRLKPNGRKYTQQEIADGAGMSRQQAGALINGDRRPTMEHCDAIQRFFRVHAGFLTAEDPEALAGALQHTEQELLHKLADREREAAAAAHDPLERLLQDHGVRGIAWRAAQLPTDQHRDKVAEWLDMLLESVKRPES; from the coding sequence GTGTCGGATGGCTTCGAGAGCCCGGACGACGCGGCAACGGTCGTGCTGACGGCCGTCGTCGCCCGCGTCACCGCACTCTCCGACCGGCTCGGCGTGCCGCACGCTCAGGTCTTCGACACCGGTCGGCTCTCCGTCGCCTCGGGCGTCCCCGAGCCCGTGGTCAAGGCTCTGCTGAGCGGGCGCCCGGCGGGTGAACCGGACGTCCAGGCGCGGTTCCTGCAGCGGCTCGACCTCTTGCGCCGCACCCGGCTCAAGCCCAACGGGCGCAAGTACACCCAGCAGGAGATCGCCGACGGCGCGGGCATGTCCCGGCAGCAGGCGGGCGCCCTCATCAACGGCGACCGGCGCCCCACCATGGAGCACTGCGACGCCATCCAGCGGTTCTTCCGGGTGCACGCCGGGTTCCTGACGGCCGAGGACCCCGAGGCGCTCGCGGGTGCGCTCCAGCACACCGAGCAGGAGCTCCTGCACAAGCTCGCCGACCGGGAGCGGGAGGCCGCCGCGGCCGCCCACGACCCGTTGGAGCGACTGCTCCAGGACCACGGCGTCCGCGGAATCGCCTGGCGGGCCGCGCAGCTGCCCACCGACCAGCACCGTGACAAGGTCGCCGAGTGGCTGGACATGCTCCTGGAGAGCGTCAAGCGGCCCGAGTCCTGA
- a CDS encoding toxin-antitoxin system, toxin component, translating to MRRLSGELVAELELDAPARPEDLYGALCEAMSRRRGRPVHFRTAPFPPGTASGLWLDMADQDLVVIEERTAPDHQLVILGHELWHMNAGHCSHHVEGAAVAARLLCDDADLQATVRKVAARSRFELDDEREAESFGLLLASKCRTWLAGSSLRGPVQRDRLAGRIEASLGYLGPQG from the coding sequence ATGCGCCGCCTGAGCGGCGAGTTGGTGGCGGAGCTGGAACTCGACGCCCCGGCACGGCCCGAGGACCTCTACGGCGCCCTGTGCGAGGCGATGAGCAGACGCCGGGGCCGCCCGGTCCACTTCCGTACGGCGCCCTTCCCGCCCGGCACGGCCAGCGGGCTGTGGCTCGACATGGCCGACCAGGACCTCGTGGTGATCGAGGAACGCACCGCCCCCGACCACCAGTTGGTCATCCTCGGCCACGAGCTGTGGCACATGAACGCCGGCCACTGCTCCCACCACGTCGAGGGCGCCGCGGTCGCCGCCCGCCTGCTCTGCGACGACGCCGATCTCCAGGCCACGGTCCGCAAGGTGGCCGCCCGTAGCCGCTTCGAGCTCGACGACGAGCGGGAGGCGGAGAGCTTCGGCCTGTTACTGGCCAGCAAGTGCCGGACGTGGCTGGCCGGTTCGTCGCTGCGGGGGCCTGTGCAGCGGGACCGTCTGGCGGGACGGATCGAGGCGTCGCTGGGGTATCTGGGGCCACAGGGCTGA
- a CDS encoding alpha/beta fold hydrolase produces the protein MVDDPRRRPVRAVRLRSVGDAELELRYRVVHGYRRAFRMAGEGPPLVLIHGIGDSSATWAELIPDLARTHTVIAPDLLGHGDSDKPRADYSVAAYANGVRDLLTTLGIESATLVGHSLGGGVAMQFAYQFPERTERLILVSAGGVGREVNPVLRLVSLPGAHLMLSSLRLPGMRLQVGLAVRLMKLLDTDLGQDAPDLLNLVDALPDETSRNAFIRTLRAVVDWRGQVVTMLDRCYLTEGMPTMLLWGDRDSVVPVRHAFGAHEAMPGSRLEIFEGAGHFPFHSDPTRFVSLVEEFTATTAPADWSRDHWRQLLRDGGPGTSRARRGERDLREASERSAT, from the coding sequence ATGGTCGACGACCCGCGCAGGCGCCCGGTGCGCGCCGTCCGGCTGCGCTCGGTGGGCGACGCAGAACTGGAGCTGCGGTACCGCGTGGTGCACGGTTACCGCCGTGCCTTCCGCATGGCGGGCGAGGGTCCGCCGCTCGTCCTCATCCACGGCATCGGCGACTCCTCGGCGACCTGGGCCGAGCTGATTCCCGACCTCGCCCGCACCCACACCGTGATCGCCCCCGACCTGCTCGGTCACGGCGACTCCGACAAGCCGCGGGCCGACTACTCGGTGGCCGCGTACGCCAACGGTGTCCGTGATCTGCTCACCACCCTGGGCATCGAGTCGGCCACCCTGGTCGGGCACTCACTGGGCGGGGGAGTGGCCATGCAGTTCGCCTACCAGTTCCCCGAGCGCACCGAGCGGCTCATCCTGGTCAGCGCCGGCGGTGTGGGCCGCGAGGTCAACCCCGTGCTGCGGCTGGTCTCCCTGCCCGGTGCCCACCTCATGCTGTCCTCGCTGCGGCTGCCCGGCATGCGGCTCCAAGTGGGCCTCGCCGTCCGCCTGATGAAGCTGCTGGACACCGATCTCGGACAGGACGCCCCGGATCTGCTCAACCTCGTCGACGCGCTCCCGGACGAGACCTCGCGCAACGCCTTCATCCGCACCCTGCGCGCGGTCGTCGACTGGCGCGGCCAGGTCGTCACGATGCTCGACCGCTGCTACCTCACCGAGGGCATGCCGACCATGCTGCTGTGGGGCGACCGGGACAGCGTGGTGCCCGTCCGGCACGCCTTCGGGGCGCACGAGGCGATGCCGGGCAGCCGCCTGGAGATCTTCGAGGGCGCCGGTCACTTCCCGTTCCACAGCGATCCCACGCGGTTCGTCTCGCTGGTCGAGGAGTTCACGGCGACCACGGCTCCGGCGGACTGGAGCCGTGACCACTGGAGGCAACTGCTCCGGGACGGCGGCCCCGGCACCTCGCGAGCGCGGCGCGGGGAGCGCGACCTGAGAGAGGCGAGCGAACGCAGCGCGACGTGA